A genomic region of Zea mays cultivar B73 chromosome 6, Zm-B73-REFERENCE-NAM-5.0, whole genome shotgun sequence contains the following coding sequences:
- the LOC100501213 gene encoding probable E3 ubiquitin ligase SUD1 isoform X2: protein MVGVGMKACHVFQFILRLAFVLSVWLMIIPFITYWIWRLTFVRSLSEAQRLFLSHISAQLILSDCLHGFLLSAIIVLIFLGATSLRDYIRHLRELGGHDAERDDGGRERHGARAVRRLAGPNNRVPADGNVDELAEAQGIGAGELLRRNAENVAARLERLEAQVEQMLDGLDDADGAEDVPFDELVGMQGPVFHLVENAITVLASNAIFLIVVIFVPFSLGRIILYYLSWFFSSASTPMLAKVMPFTETAISIANDTLKSALNVVKNFSSDSNNEGVIGHVIEVVTQSLKINATGLSVIQGTGKNSLMKGTTIASSYLSDLTTLAVGYMFIFCLVFLYIGSLALLRYARGERFTIGRLYGIATILEAIPSLCRQFFAGMKHLMTMVKVAFLLVIELGVFPLMCGWWLDVCTLKMLGTTIAQRVEFFTMSPLASSSIHWLVGIVYMLQISIFVSLLRGVLRNGVLYFLRDPADPNYNPFRDLIDDPVHKHARRVLLSVAVYGSLIVMLVFLPVKVAMRVAPSMFPLDITIFDPFTEIPVDVLLFQICIPFAIEHFKPRATIKALLHHWFSVVGWGLGLTDFLLPKSEENGGQENLNARAERRDRGHGGREMVAPQVEQLMIQHVAAEDNGRGDSNEANDVTEDSDVDDQGDSEYGFVLRIVLLLVLAWMTLLIFNAGMIVFPISLGRLVFEAVPRLPITHGIKCNDLFSFSIGCYILWSVAAGTRYAIDYITSRQLGFLVQQICKWCSIVLKSSVLLSIWIFVIPVLIGLLFELLVIVPMRVPIDESPVFLLYQDWALGLIFLKIWTRLVMLDQMAPLVDESWRSKFERVRDDGFSRLKGLWVLHEIIMPIVTKLLTALCVPYVLARGIFPLLGYPLIVNSAVYRFAWLGSLIFSALFFWGKRFHVWFTNLHNSIRDDRYLIGRRLHNFGEDSHSPERSESGASIGSDDQDRDIVLRDQEEEVGLRMRRNNMHANQQPRFAL from the exons ATGGTTGGTGTTGGAATGAAAGCATGCCATGTGTTTCAGTTCATCCTTCGGCTTGCCTTTGTTCTCTCAGTTTGGCTCATGATTATCCCATTCATAACCTATTGGATATGGCGGTTAACATTTGTGAGAAGTCTCAGTGAAGCTCAAAGGCTGTTCCTCAGTCACATCAGCGCTCAGTTGATCCTTAGTGATTGCCTTCATGGGTTCCTTCTCTCAGCTATCATTGTCCTTATATTTCTTGGAGCCACCTCATTACGAGACTACATAAGGCATTTGCGTGAACTTGGTGGACACGATGCTGAGAGGGATGATGGTGGGCGTGAAAGGCATGGTGCTCGGGCTGTTAGGAGGCTAGCTGGTCCTAATAATAGGGTTCCTGCAGATGGAAATGTTGATGAATTAGCAGAAGCCCAAGGAATCGGTGCTGGTGAACTTCTGAGGAGAAATGCTGAAAATGTTGCTGCTCGATTAGAACGACTTGAGGCTCAGGTTGAGCAGATGCTTGATGGTCTAGATGATGCAGATGGTGCAGAGGACGTTCCTTTTGATGAACTTGTTGGTATGCAAGGCCCTGTCTTCCACTTGGTTGAGAACGCAATAACA GTTTTGGCCAGCAATGCTATATTCCTCATTGTTGTGATCTTTGTTCCATTCTCATTGGGAAGGATTATCCTGTACTATCTATCCTGGTTTTTCTCTTCGGCTTCTACTCCTATGCTGGCAAAAGTGATGCCCTTCACAGAAACAGCTATTTCTATAGCTAATGATACATTAAAGAGCGCACTTAATGTTGTGAAGAATTTTTCTTCTGACAGTAATAATGAAGGTGTTATCGGGCATGTGATTGAGGTTGTTACTCAATCCTTGAAGATAAATGCCACTGGACTTAGTGTAATTCAAGGCACTGGGAAGAACAGTCTGATGAAAGGAACAACAATTGCCTCATCTTATCTTTCAGATCTGACAACTCTTGCTGTTGGATACATGTTCATCTTCTGTCTTGTGTTTTTGTATATTGGATCACTGGCTTTACTTCGATATGCCAGGGGAGAACGTTTTACCATTGGAAGACTCTACGGTATAGCTACTATATTAGAGGCCATCCCTTCTCTATGCAGACAGTTCTTTGCTGGAATGAAGCACCTTATGACTATGGTCAAAGTTGCATTCCTTCTGGTCATTGAGCTTGGTGTATTTCCTCTTATGTGTGGTTGGTGGCTTGATGTTTGCACTCTAAAGATGCTGGGCACAACAATTGCGCAGAGAGTTGAATTCTTTACAATGTCACCCTTGGCGAGCTCATCTATCCATTGGCTAGTTGGTATTGTGTATATGCTTCAAATAAGCATATTTGTGAGCCTTCTTCGAGGG GTGCTGCGCAATGGAGTTCTTTATTTTCTGCGGGACCCTGCTGATCCAAATTACAATCCATTTAGGGATTTGATTGATGACCCTGTGCATAAACATGCCCGACGAGTTCTTTTGTCAGTTGCAGTGTATGGAAGTTTGATTGTGATGTTAGTCTTCTTACCTGTAAAAGTGGCCATGAGAGTAGCTCCTTCAATGTTTCCTCTGGACATAAC CATATTTGACCCATTCACTGAGATTCCAGTTGATGTTCTTCTGTTCCAAATATGCATCCCATTCGCTATTGAACATTTCAAGCCTCGTGCAACCATTAAAGCTCTTTTACATCATTGGTTTTCTGTGGTTGGTTGGGGCCTTGGCTTAACCGATTTCTTACTGCCAAAATCTGAAGAAAACGGTGGGCAGGAAAATTTGAATGCAAGGGCAGAAAGAAGAGACAGAGGACATGGTGGGAGGGAAATGGTCGCCCCACAGGTTGAACAACTCATGATACAACATGTTGCCGCAGAAGATAATGGCAGGGGGGATTCAAATGAAGCCAATGATGTAACTGAGGACTCTGATGTAGATGACCAGGGAGACTCTGA GTATGGCTTTGTGCTTCGGATCGTGCTCTTGCTTGTACTGGCATGGATGACATTACTAATATTCAATGCTGGAATGATAGTTTTTCCTATCTCACTTGGCCGTCTGGTTTTTGAGGCTGTTCCCCGCCTGCCAATCACACATGGCATCAAGTGCAATG ATCTGTTCTCCTTTAGCATTGGGTGCTATATTCTCTGGAGTGTGGCAGCTGGGACCAGATATGCGATTGATTACATCACATCACGACAGCTGGGGTTTTTGGTACAACAGATCTGCAAGTGGTGCTCAATTGTTTTGAAGAGCTCTGTTCTCTTGTCGATATGG ATCTTTGTTATTCCTGTGCTGATTGGACTCCTTTTTGAGCTGCTGGTCATCGTACCCATGAGGGTGCCTATTGATGAGAGCCCTGTCTTCCTATTGTATCAGGATTGGGCTCTGGGGTTAATATTCTTGAAAATATGGACTAGACTG GTTATGTTGGATCAGATGGCACCTTTGGTTGATGAAAGCTGGAGGTCAAAGTTTGAGAGAGTTAGAGACGATGGCTTCTCCCGTTTAAAGGGTCTGTGGGTCCTCCATGAAATTATAATGCCGATCGTGACCAAGCTCCTTACTGCTCTCTGTGTCCCATACGTCCTTGCAAGGGGCATCTTCCCGTTGCTGGGTTACCCACTCATCGTGAACTCAGCGGTGTACCGGTTTGCCTGGCTTGGAAGCCTGATCTTCAGCGCCCTCTTCTTTTGGGGCAAGAGATTTCATGTCTGGTTCACCAACCTCCACAACTCTATCAGGGATGACCGCTATCTGATTGGGCGGAGGCTGCACAACTTTGGCGAGGACTCACACTCACCTGAGCGGAGTGAATCTGGAGCAAGTATAGGGTCAGATGATCAGGACAGAGATATTGTACTGCGAGATCAGGAAGAGGAAGTGGGGTTGAGGATGAGGCGCAATAATATGCATGCAAACCAACAACCTAGGTTTGCTTTATAA
- the LOC100501213 gene encoding probable E3 ubiquitin ligase SUD1 isoform X1 gives MAEIAERAVAGEVPEEPRPPHGEEDDEGEEEGDVCRICRNHGDEDHPLRYPCACSGSIKFVHQDCLLQWLDHSNSRQCEVCKHAFSFSPVYADNAPTRLPFQELMVGVGMKACHVFQFILRLAFVLSVWLMIIPFITYWIWRLTFVRSLSEAQRLFLSHISAQLILSDCLHGFLLSAIIVLIFLGATSLRDYIRHLRELGGHDAERDDGGRERHGARAVRRLAGPNNRVPADGNVDELAEAQGIGAGELLRRNAENVAARLERLEAQVEQMLDGLDDADGAEDVPFDELVGMQGPVFHLVENAITVLASNAIFLIVVIFVPFSLGRIILYYLSWFFSSASTPMLAKVMPFTETAISIANDTLKSALNVVKNFSSDSNNEGVIGHVIEVVTQSLKINATGLSVIQGTGKNSLMKGTTIASSYLSDLTTLAVGYMFIFCLVFLYIGSLALLRYARGERFTIGRLYGIATILEAIPSLCRQFFAGMKHLMTMVKVAFLLVIELGVFPLMCGWWLDVCTLKMLGTTIAQRVEFFTMSPLASSSIHWLVGIVYMLQISIFVSLLRGVLRNGVLYFLRDPADPNYNPFRDLIDDPVHKHARRVLLSVAVYGSLIVMLVFLPVKVAMRVAPSMFPLDITIFDPFTEIPVDVLLFQICIPFAIEHFKPRATIKALLHHWFSVVGWGLGLTDFLLPKSEENGGQENLNARAERRDRGHGGREMVAPQVEQLMIQHVAAEDNGRGDSNEANDVTEDSDVDDQGDSEYGFVLRIVLLLVLAWMTLLIFNAGMIVFPISLGRLVFEAVPRLPITHGIKCNDLFSFSIGCYILWSVAAGTRYAIDYITSRQLGFLVQQICKWCSIVLKSSVLLSIWIFVIPVLIGLLFELLVIVPMRVPIDESPVFLLYQDWALGLIFLKIWTRLVMLDQMAPLVDESWRSKFERVRDDGFSRLKGLWVLHEIIMPIVTKLLTALCVPYVLARGIFPLLGYPLIVNSAVYRFAWLGSLIFSALFFWGKRFHVWFTNLHNSIRDDRYLIGRRLHNFGEDSHSPERSESGASIGSDDQDRDIVLRDQEEEVGLRMRRNNMHANQQPRFAL, from the exons ATGGCGGAGATCGCCGAACGGGCCGTCGCGGGCGAGGTGCCGGAGGAGCCGCGGCCGCCGCACGGGGAGGAGGACGACGAAGGGGAGGAGGAGGGGGACGTGTGCCGGATCTGCCGTAACCATGGCGACGAGGATCACCCACTGCGGTACCCGTGCGCCTGCAGCGGCAGCATCAAGTTCGTGCACCAGGACTGCCTCCTCCAGTGGCTCGACCATAGCAACTCGCGCCAGTGCGAG GTCTGTAAACATGCATTCTCCTTCTCACCCGTGTACGCTGATAATGCTCCGACAAGACTTCCTTTCCAGGAACTGATGGTTGGTGTTGGAATGAAAGCATGCCATGTGTTTCAGTTCATCCTTCGGCTTGCCTTTGTTCTCTCAGTTTGGCTCATGATTATCCCATTCATAACCTATTGGATATGGCGGTTAACATTTGTGAGAAGTCTCAGTGAAGCTCAAAGGCTGTTCCTCAGTCACATCAGCGCTCAGTTGATCCTTAGTGATTGCCTTCATGGGTTCCTTCTCTCAGCTATCATTGTCCTTATATTTCTTGGAGCCACCTCATTACGAGACTACATAAGGCATTTGCGTGAACTTGGTGGACACGATGCTGAGAGGGATGATGGTGGGCGTGAAAGGCATGGTGCTCGGGCTGTTAGGAGGCTAGCTGGTCCTAATAATAGGGTTCCTGCAGATGGAAATGTTGATGAATTAGCAGAAGCCCAAGGAATCGGTGCTGGTGAACTTCTGAGGAGAAATGCTGAAAATGTTGCTGCTCGATTAGAACGACTTGAGGCTCAGGTTGAGCAGATGCTTGATGGTCTAGATGATGCAGATGGTGCAGAGGACGTTCCTTTTGATGAACTTGTTGGTATGCAAGGCCCTGTCTTCCACTTGGTTGAGAACGCAATAACA GTTTTGGCCAGCAATGCTATATTCCTCATTGTTGTGATCTTTGTTCCATTCTCATTGGGAAGGATTATCCTGTACTATCTATCCTGGTTTTTCTCTTCGGCTTCTACTCCTATGCTGGCAAAAGTGATGCCCTTCACAGAAACAGCTATTTCTATAGCTAATGATACATTAAAGAGCGCACTTAATGTTGTGAAGAATTTTTCTTCTGACAGTAATAATGAAGGTGTTATCGGGCATGTGATTGAGGTTGTTACTCAATCCTTGAAGATAAATGCCACTGGACTTAGTGTAATTCAAGGCACTGGGAAGAACAGTCTGATGAAAGGAACAACAATTGCCTCATCTTATCTTTCAGATCTGACAACTCTTGCTGTTGGATACATGTTCATCTTCTGTCTTGTGTTTTTGTATATTGGATCACTGGCTTTACTTCGATATGCCAGGGGAGAACGTTTTACCATTGGAAGACTCTACGGTATAGCTACTATATTAGAGGCCATCCCTTCTCTATGCAGACAGTTCTTTGCTGGAATGAAGCACCTTATGACTATGGTCAAAGTTGCATTCCTTCTGGTCATTGAGCTTGGTGTATTTCCTCTTATGTGTGGTTGGTGGCTTGATGTTTGCACTCTAAAGATGCTGGGCACAACAATTGCGCAGAGAGTTGAATTCTTTACAATGTCACCCTTGGCGAGCTCATCTATCCATTGGCTAGTTGGTATTGTGTATATGCTTCAAATAAGCATATTTGTGAGCCTTCTTCGAGGG GTGCTGCGCAATGGAGTTCTTTATTTTCTGCGGGACCCTGCTGATCCAAATTACAATCCATTTAGGGATTTGATTGATGACCCTGTGCATAAACATGCCCGACGAGTTCTTTTGTCAGTTGCAGTGTATGGAAGTTTGATTGTGATGTTAGTCTTCTTACCTGTAAAAGTGGCCATGAGAGTAGCTCCTTCAATGTTTCCTCTGGACATAAC CATATTTGACCCATTCACTGAGATTCCAGTTGATGTTCTTCTGTTCCAAATATGCATCCCATTCGCTATTGAACATTTCAAGCCTCGTGCAACCATTAAAGCTCTTTTACATCATTGGTTTTCTGTGGTTGGTTGGGGCCTTGGCTTAACCGATTTCTTACTGCCAAAATCTGAAGAAAACGGTGGGCAGGAAAATTTGAATGCAAGGGCAGAAAGAAGAGACAGAGGACATGGTGGGAGGGAAATGGTCGCCCCACAGGTTGAACAACTCATGATACAACATGTTGCCGCAGAAGATAATGGCAGGGGGGATTCAAATGAAGCCAATGATGTAACTGAGGACTCTGATGTAGATGACCAGGGAGACTCTGA GTATGGCTTTGTGCTTCGGATCGTGCTCTTGCTTGTACTGGCATGGATGACATTACTAATATTCAATGCTGGAATGATAGTTTTTCCTATCTCACTTGGCCGTCTGGTTTTTGAGGCTGTTCCCCGCCTGCCAATCACACATGGCATCAAGTGCAATG ATCTGTTCTCCTTTAGCATTGGGTGCTATATTCTCTGGAGTGTGGCAGCTGGGACCAGATATGCGATTGATTACATCACATCACGACAGCTGGGGTTTTTGGTACAACAGATCTGCAAGTGGTGCTCAATTGTTTTGAAGAGCTCTGTTCTCTTGTCGATATGG ATCTTTGTTATTCCTGTGCTGATTGGACTCCTTTTTGAGCTGCTGGTCATCGTACCCATGAGGGTGCCTATTGATGAGAGCCCTGTCTTCCTATTGTATCAGGATTGGGCTCTGGGGTTAATATTCTTGAAAATATGGACTAGACTG GTTATGTTGGATCAGATGGCACCTTTGGTTGATGAAAGCTGGAGGTCAAAGTTTGAGAGAGTTAGAGACGATGGCTTCTCCCGTTTAAAGGGTCTGTGGGTCCTCCATGAAATTATAATGCCGATCGTGACCAAGCTCCTTACTGCTCTCTGTGTCCCATACGTCCTTGCAAGGGGCATCTTCCCGTTGCTGGGTTACCCACTCATCGTGAACTCAGCGGTGTACCGGTTTGCCTGGCTTGGAAGCCTGATCTTCAGCGCCCTCTTCTTTTGGGGCAAGAGATTTCATGTCTGGTTCACCAACCTCCACAACTCTATCAGGGATGACCGCTATCTGATTGGGCGGAGGCTGCACAACTTTGGCGAGGACTCACACTCACCTGAGCGGAGTGAATCTGGAGCAAGTATAGGGTCAGATGATCAGGACAGAGATATTGTACTGCGAGATCAGGAAGAGGAAGTGGGGTTGAGGATGAGGCGCAATAATATGCATGCAAACCAACAACCTAGGTTTGCTTTATAA